A stretch of DNA from Henriciella sp. AS95:
AAGCGGTCGACCACGCTGCCGTCGGTCAGCCCTATCGCGGCGAAGGCATTGTCGATCTCGGCCTGGATATCCGCGATTGCGGCCAGCCCTTCATCGTGAAGGAAATCCGGGGTGACGCCGTCCTCGGTATAGAAGGCGAGAATATCACGGTAATAGGCGGCTGAAGCGTCTGTTTCGCCTTGGCCCGATGGGGCGGCGGGGCTTGAGATTTCAAGCCTGGGCGCGTCCGGCGCGTCGAGTTTCAGCTCTGCAACCTTGTCAGCAAATGAGAGATAGGCCGGAAAGATGCGGTCGCTCATAAGGCGGCGGGCCGTCGCGCTGTAGTCTGCCTGGGTAAAGTCTTCATCTGACCCAAGACCGCTAATGACCGAGTCGAACCGCCGGATGAGCGGATGGGTTTCGAGGTCTTCATTTGCAAACTGGCGAAGGCGTTGTTCCAGCCGGTCGAGAACGAAACGTGGGGGAATGACGCCATTCGCGGCATCTGAAACCAGCCGTCTCTCTTCATCGGCGATCGCACCGGGCAGGGCATCCAGCCGCGCCAGGAAATCGTCCGCTTCGCGATACGAACCCAGCGGCTGGCTCGAGATGAGAAGGTCGGGCACGTCCACCCAGGCACCGCTCAGCTGATCGACGGCATAGGGCCGGGCCAGACCAAGTTCATACCGGCCAAACCCGTAGGATTCCAGGCGGGTCAGCGCTTCATATTGGGAGCGTATGATTTCAAGGTGGCGGGCGAGCCGGCTGTCATCTGGCAGGGTGGGGGTGGCGTTGAGGCGCTCCAGCATTTCCAGCCGCAGCAGGCGTTTGCGCTCGAAACGGGCTTGCGAGCGATCGTCCAGCTTGTCCTGGAAGGTCTGGCCGATGCGCGTTTCTTCAAGGCCCAGCCGGCTCGCGGTTTCTGGTGACAGCGCCAGCTCTGCGAAAGCAGTGTCCCGGAACGTCTGCTCGAT
This window harbors:
- a CDS encoding DUF885 family protein produces the protein MSFPAKNQLCMLALATTALTACSPPVNEDGIARRTVQEIEQTFRDTAFAELALSPETASRLGLEETRIGQTFQDKLDDRSQARFERKRLLRLEMLERLNATPTLPDDSRLARHLEIIRSQYEALTRLESYGFGRYELGLARPYAVDQLSGAWVDVPDLLISSQPLGSYREADDFLARLDALPGAIADEERRLVSDAANGVIPPRFVLDRLEQRLRQFANEDLETHPLIRRFDSVISGLGSDEDFTQADYSATARRLMSDRIFPAYLSFADKVAELKLDAPDAPRLEISSPAAPSGQGETDASAAYYRDILAFYTEDGVTPDFLHDEGLAAIADIQAEIDNAFAAIGLTDGSVVDRLRLLTASPGQIYADDQEGRDQVLERLRQQSSAASEIMPRLLESPPTSSLVITRMPAYKEDAFAGASYIPAAANGSSPALFQINLADLTQWPDFTLATLLHHEGIPGHHIESASVAQASRMPLLRQMIWNTAYGEGWAVYAEDLADGAGLYAGDPLGRIGYLQSILLRAARLVVDTGIHSQGWSFDQAVTYLTDTTGFPREAMEEEVARYAVWPGQASAYFYGRNRILDMRDRAEAVLTGRFTEQGFNSALLRGGPRPLSMVEKDIEAWYAERLEQ